One Polyodon spathula isolate WHYD16114869_AA chromosome 46, ASM1765450v1, whole genome shotgun sequence genomic window carries:
- the LOC121306101 gene encoding obscurin-like: MPWSIHSIMLFFALGDVLLVSTEALRTAIIKISKTTAVEGETIEFRCVISAVHGEQAENKGRNWFHLYKNREKISSLPEPGGMGAVTFIKQDIRKNDAGNYTCMYGNENPGDVQNISHGSSVYLNVRESNDQFILQLDKPSAMEGMDVLFQCMVPAELRDVTGKEGYFHLYKDGSCVDSQPNPKGMPVAKFSIKKIKRNDTGSYTCVYGKEKPVNSANSRHSHPVYLHVRGEMTTPNTTTKTQHTHETGKCE, translated from the exons ATGCCTTGGAGTATTCATTCAATCATGCTGT tttttgctcttGGAGACGTGCTGCTGGTTTCCACAG aggcACTTCGCACAGCAATAATTAAAATTAGCAAAACGACTGCAGTGGAAGGGGAGACCATTGAATTCAGATGTGTGATATCAGCTGTGCACGGAGAACAAGCAGAGAACAAGGGGAGGAATTGGttccatttatataaaaacagagagAAGATCAGCTCACTGCCGGAGCCTGGAGGAATGGGAGCtgtcacatttataaaacaagacaTCAGAAAGAATGACGCTGGAAACTATACCTGCATGTATGGGAATGAGAATCCAGGAGATGTGCAAAACATCAGCCATGGCTCTTCAGTTTATCTCAATGTAAGAG AGTCGAACGATCAGTTCATCCTTCAGCTAGACAAACCGAGTGCAATGGAAGGAATGGATGTATTATTTCAATGTATGGTACCAGCTGAACTCAGAGATGTAACAGGAAAAGAAGGATATTTCCATCTATATAAAGATGGAAGCTGTGTCGATTCACAACCCAATCCCAAAGGCATGCCAGTTGCCAAGTTTTCCATTAAGAAAATTAAGAGGAATGATACTGGAAGCTACACCTGTGTGTACGGGAAAGAGAAGCCTGTGAACTCAGCAAACAGCAGACACAGTCACCCAGTCTACCTTCATGTGAGAG